A window from Chrysemys picta bellii isolate R12L10 chromosome 2, ASM1138683v2, whole genome shotgun sequence encodes these proteins:
- the FRAT2 gene encoding GSK-3-binding protein FRAT2, whose amino-acid sequence MPCLPGERFLLLERSVAVGQAGSKDVDALVAKLGEVLQLSAQRAPAPRGPKHPPPTTARGRAAPYSPRGSGLLVPRGPPPLQPHQPAEPQRPGKNSQRVAKQLCGRGWLRSAAHRRKRPGPGEAPGEEEDPHRLLQQLILSGNLIKEAVRRLQLAAAAVATATTGGSGEGEAAALQPLQ is encoded by the coding sequence ATGCCCTGCCTGCCCGGGGAGCGCTTTCTGCTGCTGGAGCGCTCGGTCGCCGTGGGGCAGGCGGGCTCCAAGGACGTGGACGCGCTGGTGGCCAAGCTGGGCGAGGTGCTGCAGCTAAGCGCCCAGCGGGCACCGGCCCCCCGCGGCCCCAAGCACCCGCCGCCCACCACCGCCCGGGGCCGCGCCGCGCCCTACTCCCCCCGCGGCAGCGGCCTCCTGGTCCCGCGGGGTCCGCCCCCCCTGCAGCCGCACCAGCCCGCGGAGCCCCAGCGGCCGGGCAAGAATAGCCAGCGAGTGGCCAAGCAGCTGTGCggccggggctggctgcggaGCGCCGCCCACAGGAGGAAGCGGCCGGGCCCCGGGGAAGCGCCCGGCGAAGAGGAGGATCCGCACCGGCTCCTGCAGCAGCTCATCCTCTCCGGGAACCTCATCAAGGAGGCAGTCAGGCGCCTGCAGCTGGCGGCGGCGGCCGTGGCCACAGCAACCACCGgcggcagcggggagggggaagcagcagccctgcagcctctgcaataG